A window of Theileria parva strain Muguga chromosome 4 map unlocalized ctg_529, whole genome shotgun sequence genomic DNA:
ATTAATCTCACACTATGTTACATGGTACATACTAAGACTAATATACGTATGCTATTTACTAGTAGTAGTATACAAGTGTGTATACAGAATAGTACAGTATACATAAGTATAAAGAGTAAAAGTAGATTTAGATCTTTGTAAACTCAGTTAATGCGTCCTCATCAGTTACTATATGTACAACGGGAACCTTGAAAATGAAGCCCGACTTGAGTGCAACTTCTTCCAGGGGTGCATGCAAATCAAACTTCATGACCTCGTCGGGTGAAACCTAACAATATGGTGGAAAAACAATATACCTGGTAGAAGGAAAGTGAATTACTGCTGGAGAATTGATCATCTTCTCCGAACATCACGTCTAGATGGTCAGAAATACTCGAGTTATAGTCAAAGTCCTGGATGTAGTCACTCATATTCACCTGGTCATACCTAAACAGGGTTTAGTAAGAACATggaaaaatgaaataaaactTACACAAACAGACACGATGTGTGAATTACATTGTCTTTGAGGTAGAAGACCACAGTTTGAGATTCTGGGATTTGAAAAAGATTATCACATAGTTTTAAGCctaaacaattatacaACTGATTTGTTGGTTGGGGTAAAAGCCTATTTTAAGTCAACTTATAATATGAAaccttttaattttaaaaactccTTAGCCGCGTCCTCAGCAAGTTTTTtctaaacattttaataaaaaatatgttaaatgGTAAGTACCTTCTCCTTCTCCTTTTCCTGGTTTTGCCTGATACGGTTCTTTTCCTTCTCAAACTCGTCGTACTTTGCCAGAATCTTTTTGTAGAAGGAACCGAATTTATCATCAATTATGCAGAGGAGTTTATAGTTATCATTCTTTTCACTTTCAAACACCTTAATTTCTGGATCCAGGGTTATTGCCTTTGCACACTCATTGCAGAAGAGGAGCGCCTGCTTGTAAAGTGAAAGTTTGTAGGAGGCTATGGCTCCTCTGTAGTACCTGAGATAATATATCCACTAATTTAAGCCTACGATTTATAGTTGTAAACGTCATAGGTTATGCTCCGCCGACAatcatttacacacttcACATAATCATCTGAAcataaattacattaataGTTTTCAAAATACCCAATCTCAAATAAACTAAAGCTCTGTTAGAGTACAGTTGTGAGTTTAAAACGTTATCTTTGCTCTCCGCCGCAATCCCATCTGTGTAACTTGAGATTGCCGCCTCGTAGTACCTTCTACCCTCACTAACATACCCGTTTCCAACTTCCTACACAAAgtttatacaaatatgtCGAAACGgcaaatttaaacattaaataattaaattaacagTTTAAAGGGATACTTTGTACTTTTTCGCTATGGAATCTCTGGTTTCACCCTCCGACAACAGCTTGTGTAAGGCTTCTAAATCCGAGTTTGACGATATATCatctaaattttattcGTTGATTTGggaaattgaaaaatacttgGAAGTTCGTCCATAAAAAGGGGATGATTGATATCAGAGTACTTTTCCGTGAGTTCCCTGAGAAACTCGTCAGAAATGTCGTAATCCTCGTCATCAATCctcattttaaaactacattttatgaaaaaataaaaccgACTATAAAAacatgtaaaatatatatttattaaaattcatCGTTAGAATAATCGATGATTCTAGGGTCATGCAACAAAATCGTGTCGAGGGAAACCAGGTTCGTAATAACATCATCTATGAATTTTTGCACATTAGTGGCCGTCAAGGGACTTTTCATGATCTACatctttttaaaaaattcacaCATACCTTAAATTTCCTCCTCTTGCCTCTGAACGCTATGAACTTTGAACACACTTCATATGCTGGGCATCTTGACGATAATCCAAATGCCGATACGAATTTATgctataatttttaattaaataccAATATTAATGAAGATATGGTTAGATATggagtaaaataaatacctGGTTGGCTGCGCTAATGTATCTGATTTTAACAGCATcttgtatatattttttagagaTATTCGAAAGTTCTTCATGTAATGAATGCTCTGCTCGGTTTCCATACTTGATGAATATGAAACAGAATTGGTTATCCTTTGGGCCACACTCCCCCGAGTCTAACAGTGCCTTTGTTAACTCCTTATATGTTCCGACGCCCTTTTTCTTATACTAAACAAAcgttaaaaattagtttattacCTCGTTTTGCTTAAGGTTGAGCCATAAAAGAACGTCAGAAAAGTTTTCAGAGTTCAACTCAATTGATTTctctaaatttaattttattaactgTAGGGTAATTACCGTCCATAGACTCTAAATCTTGTATGTGGTACAGCCTTGCCGTCTCAGTCCTgcttttattaaaattactaatcAGTTCCTTGTTACTGGCTCGTATGTAtccaattttaatttttgactTTACATATACCGATAATGACTTTAGTAGTGTCAAGTACAAAGTCTTTTTAACTATAGAAACCACCTGAACAATTGTCATACTAACGTATCTTAATTACGTGTGTGATGGGTTGGTTTTCTATAAAATCTTTCAAATGTTTATAATCTTTAATTTCCACCAGCTCTGATGGCATGATTTTGTGGAGCCATATTTCCAGCTTTAGTGTGTACtcatcattttcaaatacTACGGGATCGGGTGAGGTGTTATTATGTGCGATAAGGTGAGGTACTGATCTAACAGTTTTATTACAAAAGTTTGAGTGTTTATCACAGTTTAACGCATATACGTTCAGTGCCCCTTTAAATTTGGTTATTGTATCAACGAACCCTTTATGTGCAGCTTGGCAGGTTCTGCTGTTTGACATGAAAaagtaatataaatttaaaactctgatattttttatcgAGTTTTTGTATGTTTTGGGGCATATTTCCTCCACTATTGTATTCTCAAAGCTTATATTACctaacattaaattattaccactttaattaatgtttaattaaCACTAAGTTATCACCATAATAGTTGGTACTGATGTGGTTAacaatagttaaaattgaaataatttagtaaacAGCTATATAAATGTTTTTAGATGAAAATTACTTTGAAATTGTTGTTCTCTTCTACCTCCCTTTGAACCTCCTCCAAAATTGAAATGAGTGAACACATCGTCGAAATCGAATCCCTCGAATGAAAAAAATGTATGGCCTCCGTCTCCGTAATAATGTTGATATGGATGCCCTTGTGGTCCTTCTTGCTTTAAACCTTCCTCTCCGTGCATATCGTACGTTTGACGCTTGGAAGGATCCTTGAGTACCTCATAGGCGTTTGAAAGCTCTGCAAACGCCTTTTCGTTACCCGGATTCGCATCCGGATGCAGTTTTTTTGCTTTTTTTCTAAATGCCTTTTCAATTTCTCTATCTGTTGCATTTTTTTTTACTCCTAGAATTGAATAATAGTCGCTTCGTGCTTCCGATATATAAAACGAACATATTACTGCTATATACAGATGAAAACTAATATacattataaatatactacagatccatttaaaaatttttaaaatttatactttGGCACACTGATTCAAGACGAGAAATACCACACAACTACATAACTCATAAGGTACATGaattttgaaatattaaCGAGTATCACTGCGATAATGgatattatacatttaatGTGATcaaaaaaatgtaaatgaaagaaaaaaatgtgtaactaCGCCCACATTTAGTCCGGGATAAACATGGCATTACCGAAGGTCGGAGAGGCATCgtctaaaaataattgttataaCAAAAAAtctattaaattattaataaacaTATACTAAAAACGTGGTTGTAAAATATAGACTATCTTACCTTGTTTAGGGTGGTCGACTTGGTTCAAAACCTTGTTCCAGATAATGAGATCTCCTCTCATGAGCCCTCTTCTCACTACCTGAATAATCTGAAAACTGTGCTGTTTCAGGAATTGCAGGTACGCAGTGTTTAAGTTATTTGTAAAAACTCTTATCTCATTATAGCCCATTTCCATCGCTTTTTTCTCCAAATAATCCAGGAGCCTTGATCCCACTCTCATATTCCTTCTCTTCCTTGTTACCACAAGCCTGACCATTTGTCCAACGTTTGGATTATTTCTGTAAGGTGTAATTCCAACGCACCCAAGAATTTCATTTGCTTTGCATTTCTGGCTAAAGTTCAGGTCATTTACTTCATCTACGTGGTTCATTTTCTCAAGCTTCTCGGCAGAGCTGTTTTTAGAACTTGATTCTGGCTTGTTGGGATCGTCATTTTTTGATTCTTCAGTAGTTTTATCTCCCTTTTCATCGGGTGAATCTCCCTGTTGATCTCCTGAGACATAGGCAACCCAAAAATTAGAGGCTTTATGACTACGATAGGTTTTATGTACGTCAACCAGGTCTGGGCAGGACTCTTTTATATGTTTTTCAATTTCGTACCTAGCTCTGAcgaataaataaatcagAAAAAGTAGacaaaagtaaaataaattgtaaattgaTAGTAAACATGCGTTTATTAGAACGATTGCGATTAGGTCATACACGTGCTGAACAAGCCAGTACATAATAGCGGGAAGGGTCAGTGATCTGAAGTGTTCAAATAGCAATTTACATACATGAACATTATCTTCTTCTTGGATTTCCCTTATCATTATGGAGGGGTATTTTTGACGGCGTCCTGATTTGTTGCGGGATACAGGTTTTATTGTAGGAATCCTACCTTTTTTTACATCAACGAATGATCTTATTTTGTTCATTTTGGATTAACAATTCATATTTCTGtacattaaataatgtgaGTGAACCACTCAACCCCCCAACACATTGTCAACTAATACCTACATGAAAATTTGTACACATTTggttaatatattttttatttatctctgaattaaatattttttcgTTTTATCTCAATTCAACTGTTTGTTTTAgataatttatgttttatttgTGATTTTAGTAATTTCAGTTTAgagtattaaaattgtgtatCATGTTGACATATCACgtaaaatatgaaataagtaatctataaaaattatatttaattcatattattcacttaaagtataataaatagcgacaattttcacatttacacagattacattttaaaacattattaatttccATACCCTTACTCATATTcttctttattatttattaacttatttGTTACAAATATTACGTTTACTGTTAATTCTACTGGGTTCTTGTTAATGGAATCCTTAGTCCCCCTACATCTTAGTTCCATagatataaatttattaatcactacaaactattttattaaataataaagcAGTACTTAATCTACATAATTTTCCTGAATTAAACTAACAAAATGTATACATTAGTCCTTTTAAGGCATGGTTAGTCCATACAACATATATGACACTCATAAAATTTCAGGCGAAAGCGTTATGAACAAAGCTAACCGCTTCTGTGGATGGATTGACGTAGATCTGAGTGAGGAAGGAGAAAAACAAGCCAGGTAATccttttatttaaaatatttcttAGAGATGCAGCGGAGCTTCTGAGACCATTCAATTTTAGATTTGGTCATGTTTACACTTCTATCCTGAAACGTTCATACGAAACTGCAAGATTAGTCCTAGAGACGTTAAATCACCCTGAAGTCCCCATGACTAAAACTTGGAGGTACCCTCAAATCTTACACATGTTTCTAGGCTCAACGAACGTCACTATGGCGCCCTTCAAGGCTTAGACAAGGAGGAAACGGCTAAAAAGTTCGGAGAGGCTATGGTGAAGGTTTGGAGAAGATCATACGACATTAGGCCACCGCCAGTTGACGAATCAAGTGAACACTATCCAGCCAATAATCCAGTGTTCGATGTTGTTCCCAGGGAGTTCTTGCCAAACGGAGAAAGCCTAAAGCTAACATTGGAGAGAGTTATGCCATTTTGGGAAGGAGAGATAGTGCCTGAACTCAGAAAGGGCAAGCCTGTTTTTGTTGCTGGTAAGAATATTTAATCTTATTTTTTCGTAGCTCATGGCAACAGCCTGAGAGGGTTGATAAAGATGCTGGATAACATGAGCGAAGCTGAGGTTCTGGAGTTTAACCTCCCGACCTGTGTTCCAGTACTCTATTATCTTAATGAAGACTTATCTGTAAGCAGTAAAAAGTACCTTTTAGATGAGGAATCTCTAAAGGTTTGTTACACATTAGCTACCAACCCCAATTAACAACCATAATATCCTATAATAGGCCAAGATGGATGCTGAAAGCAATGTAATGAAAAGCGGATCGAAGGATAAAAGCGCTTGATCTAATTTTGCAGCTATGATCTGGCATCGATATTTTCGCGGTATTGGACCTGGCCCCTGGACATTCCAGGATCCCGATTTTATACCCATTAATGATACATATAGCccaatttttatattttatttattcatttcCGTGAAAATATATACTTGCAAAATCCATCCAGACCTTCGAACTTTATTTCTCAATACAGCAGCATGCCTATCAGTTGTGGGTATCTAGAAAATTTTCGCGATACATCTTTGTCAGACAAATTAGTAAATgatgtttaaattatgtttaaatttaagattTTTTTAATCTCAATGACGGTGCTCTCGCTATTCACTTCCTCAGTTCTCTTCGTAGTCGGTATCGCAATATCATGTACAAAAGAAGCAATTGAAATCCACCCGGATTTCCAAAAAACGTCGAAAATAGCGTCATTTGTAGTAGCAGGGGTATTTTgactttttaatttcattacTTTTAGATTCACGCCCTGATCGCGTTAACCTGCGGATTCTGcacatataaaattaacaggTTAGCACTCTcgattaaattaatttttagattaaaTGATAGTCCACTCAACACTTGAGTTTTAATtctaatgtaaatttaatgccagtaaattagtgtaacTTAATGGTAAACTGTAAGATTTTGATTTTCTCTAATggaatttaatattatattatatcGATTCTTAACAACTTGATATGTGTTCCTTTTGccattttttacataaattaatgaaatcTGATAAGTGGTCGTAGTAGTCTGCAGAATTGGTCTTCTCAATGTCGTTGTGCCCAGCTCCCTCAATCCACCACGTTTTAACGTACTGATTCGTCTGGTTAACCTTCCTTGCGTCCTGAATAACTTGGGAGAACCTTCCTCGGGGAATTACCTGTATATTTTCCTGGTTTAGGTGAGTGGCCTCCACCGCCATTTCATTTGATGACCCCTTCTCTAGCTTATTTTCTTGAATTTGCTTGAGTCGTTCAGCCCTTATCAACTCATGACTTTCCTTGATTATGCAAGTGAGTTCAACTGCCTGTTCTAACGGTATCTGGTTATCAGAAATTCCGTGCATCAGAAATACTGGGATTAAGGGGCAGTTTTTGAGGAACTCGGTATTGTCAAATGAGTCTAAACTATGATGCTTAATGATTGACTTGAAGAAGATTCTCAGTCCTGATGCGATTGGCGAGTGTAGAATCAGTCCTCCGACTGGATAGCAATAGTGTTCACTAACTAAGTAACATGATGGAGCTGATCCTAATCCCTTCCCATACAACACTATCTGCCTCGGCCCAAGCTTCATCTTATTCGTCATGTACTTGTATACATTCGCTATATTCGAGTACATGTTACCTTCACTCGCTTTCCCCGAGCTGTGGCCGTATCCACTGTAGTCATAGGATACCAAGTTAACATTCAGAAACGCACACAGCCTTGTATACTTGAAGAACATGTGGCCTATATCAGTGTTATTTCCATGACTAAAGAGGATGTAGATCTCCTCATTCTTCCTCTTTTCCAACTCCTCTGGCGATAAATTTCCGTTTACGTTGTAGATCTCAATGACTGCTATGCTTCCAGTATCTTCATTTTCGATGGTGGTGTACCTACACCTGAGGCTGTACCTCTTGAGAAAGTCGTTGGCTTCTATGAGATCTCCCCTCAAGTAAACGTAAATATCGTTGTTTTTCGTCACTTCATACCCCGTATTAAG
This region includes:
- the dnaJ gene encoding DnaJ domain protein, encoding MYISFHLYIAVICSFYISEARSDYYSILGVKKNATDREIEKAFRKKAKKLHPDANPGNEKAFAELSNAYEVLKDPSKRQTYDMHGEEGLKQEGPQGHPYQHYYGDGGHTFFSFEGFDFDDVFTHFNFGGGSKGGRREQQFQSNISFENTIVEEICPKTYKNSIKNIRVLNLYYFFMSNSRTCQAAHKGFVDTITKFKGALNVYALNCDKHSNFCNKTVRSVPHLIAHNNTSPDPVVFENDEYTLKLEIWLHKIMPSELVEIKDYKHLKDFIENQPITHVVSIVKKTLYLTLLKSLSVYVKSKIKIGYIRASNKELISNFNKSRTETARLYHIQDLESMDEKSIELNSENFSDVLLWLNLKQNEYKKKGVGTYKELTKALLDSGECGPKDNQFCFIFIKYGNRAEHSLHEELSNISKKYIQDAVKIRYISAANQHKFVSAFGLSSRCPAYEVCSKFIAFRGKRRKFKIMKSPLTATNVQKFIDDVITNLVSLDTILLHDPRIIDYSNDEF
- the ttc4 gene encoding Tetratricopeptide repeat family protein translates to MRIDDEDYDISDEFLRELTEKYSDINHPLFMDELPNDISSNSDLEALHKLLSEGETRDSIAKKYKEVGNGYVSEGRRYYEAAISSYTDGIAAESKDNVLNSQLYSNRALVYLRLDDYVKCVNDCRRSITYDVYNYKSYYRGAIASYKLSLYKQALLFCNECAKAITLDPEIKVFESEKNDNYKLLCIIDDKFGSFYKKILAKYDEFEKEKNRIRQNQEKEKEKKKLAEDAAKEFLKLKGLKLCDNLFQIPESQTVVFYLKDNVIHTSCLFVYDQVNMSDYIQDFDYNSSISDHLDVMFGEDDQFSSSNSLSFYQVSPDEVMKFDLHAPLEEVALKSGFIFKVPVVHIVTDEDALTEFTKI
- the gpmA2 gene encoding phosphoglycerate mutase 1 family protein; amino-acid sequence: MYTLVLLRHGESVMNKANRFCGWIDVDLSEEGEKQARDAAELLRPFNFRFGHVYTSILKRSYETARLVLETLNHPEVPMTKTWRLNERHYGALQGLDKEETAKKFGEAMVKVWRRSYDIRPPPVDESSEHYPANNPVFDVVPREFLPNGESLKLTLERVMPFWEGEIVPELRKGKPVFVAAHGNSLRGLIKMLDNMSEAEVLEFNLPTCVPVLYYLNEDLSVSSKKYLLDEESLKAKMDAESNVMKSGSKDKSA
- the abhd17c gene encoding Alpha/beta hydrolase family protein, translating into MPISNSSINICDFKQTRVRKKNKYDLIGRFKNLVVNRISFPKKLNTGYEVTKNNDIYVYLRGDLIEANDFLKRYSLRCRYTTIENEDTGSIAVIEIYNVNGNLSPEELEKRKNEEIYILFSHGNNTDIGHMFFKYTRLCAFLNVNLVSYDYSGYGHSSGKASEGNMYSNIANVYKYMTNKMKLGPRQIVLYGKGLGSAPSCYLVSEHYCYPVGGLILHSPIASGLRIFFKSIIKHHSLDSFDNTEFLKNCPLIPVFLMHGISDNQIPLEQAVELTCIIKESHELIRAERLKQIQENKLEKGSSNEMAVEATHLNQENIQVIPRGRFSQVIQDARKVNQTNQYVKTWWIEGAGHNDIEKTNSADYYDHLSDFINLCKKWQKEHISSC
- a CDS encoding Acetyltransferase (GNAT) family protein yields the protein MNKIRSFVDVKKGRIPTIKPVSRNKSGRRQKYPSIMIREIQEEDNVHVCKLLFEHFRSLTLPAIMYWLVQHVYDLIAIVLINACLLSIYNLFYFCLLFLIYLFVRARYEIEKHIKESCPDLVDVHKTYRSHKASNFWVAYVSGDQQGDSPDEKGDKTTEESKNDDPNKPESSSKNSSAEKLEKMNHVDEVNDLNFSQKCKANEILGCVGITPYRNNPNVGQMVRLVVTRKRRNMRVGSRLLDYLEKKAMEMGYNEIRVFTNNLNTAYLQFLKQHSFQIIQVVRRGLMRGDLIIWNKVLNQVDHPKQDDASPTFGNAMFIPD
- a CDS encoding putative integral membrane protein gives rise to the protein MFKFKIFLISMTVLSLFTSSVLFVVGIAISCTKEAIEIHPDFQKTSKIASFVVAGIHALIALTCGFCTYKINRLNDSPLNT